Proteins co-encoded in one Hymenobacter swuensis DY53 genomic window:
- a CDS encoding FAD-dependent oxidoreductase has protein sequence MKKPVLLCVDDDPQVLSAIDRDLRQEFRRDYRVVRAGSGREALAIVRELHEREEPLALILADQRMPDLEGVEVLTQARELFPEAKRVLLTAYADTEAAIRAINSARLDHYLMKPWDPPQQLLYPTLHDLLAAWQRAYKPAFGGVRLIGFQWSPKSHELKDFLAGYMVGYQWLDFETDAEAQTLLARKNLTAHDLPVVVLEDGTALASPTPTEVATRIGLTVQASQELYDVVVIGGGPAGLAAGVYGASEGLKTLVIERQTPGGQAGTSSRIENYLGFPTGLSGSELAHRAWTQAVRLGAEILAPQEVTGLCVQDGYKVLTLTDGNEVKTRAVILTTGVSYRTLDVPGMDRLSGAGVYYGAARTEARSCQEQDVYIVGGGNSAGQAAMYLATYARRVFILIRGESLAASMSAYLIEQIGQTPNIELLPFAEIAEVCGADHLEEVVVRRQGQLERRPARALFVFIGAKPSTEWVCDTIVCDGKGFVLTGRDLVTDPRYATAWQHPRREPYLLETCVPGIFAAGDSRAGAMARVASAVGEGSMAIKFVHQYLDE, from the coding sequence ATGAAAAAGCCCGTTTTACTGTGTGTGGATGATGATCCGCAGGTGCTGAGCGCCATTGACCGGGACCTGCGCCAGGAGTTCCGGCGCGACTACCGGGTGGTGCGGGCCGGCTCGGGGCGGGAAGCGCTGGCCATTGTGCGGGAGCTGCACGAGCGGGAGGAACCGCTGGCCCTCATTCTGGCCGACCAGCGCATGCCCGACCTGGAAGGCGTGGAGGTGCTGACCCAGGCCCGGGAGCTGTTTCCGGAGGCCAAGCGGGTGCTGCTCACGGCCTACGCCGATACCGAAGCCGCCATCCGGGCCATCAACTCCGCCCGCCTCGACCACTACCTGATGAAGCCCTGGGACCCGCCCCAGCAGCTGCTCTATCCCACCCTGCACGATTTGCTGGCGGCCTGGCAGCGCGCCTACAAGCCGGCCTTCGGGGGCGTGCGCCTGATCGGGTTTCAATGGTCACCGAAGTCGCACGAGCTCAAGGACTTTCTGGCGGGCTACATGGTGGGCTACCAGTGGCTTGATTTCGAGACGGACGCCGAGGCCCAGACCCTGCTGGCCCGCAAAAACCTCACTGCCCACGACCTGCCGGTGGTGGTGCTGGAAGACGGTACCGCCCTGGCCAGCCCCACGCCCACCGAGGTGGCCACCCGCATCGGCCTCACGGTGCAGGCCTCGCAGGAGCTCTACGATGTGGTGGTCATCGGGGGCGGCCCAGCCGGGTTGGCAGCCGGCGTGTACGGCGCTTCTGAAGGCCTGAAAACCCTGGTAATTGAGCGGCAGACGCCCGGCGGCCAGGCCGGTACCAGTTCCCGCATCGAGAATTACCTGGGCTTCCCGACGGGCCTGAGCGGCAGTGAGCTGGCCCACCGCGCCTGGACGCAGGCCGTGCGCCTGGGAGCCGAAATTCTGGCCCCGCAGGAGGTAACCGGCCTGTGCGTGCAGGATGGCTACAAAGTGCTGACCCTCACGGATGGCAACGAGGTGAAAACCCGGGCCGTGATTCTGACCACCGGTGTGAGCTACCGCACCCTCGACGTGCCCGGCATGGACCGTCTCAGCGGCGCGGGCGTGTACTACGGGGCCGCCCGCACCGAGGCCCGCTCCTGTCAGGAGCAGGACGTGTACATTGTGGGCGGCGGCAACTCGGCGGGGCAGGCGGCTATGTACTTGGCCACGTACGCCCGTCGGGTGTTCATCCTGATTCGGGGCGAAAGCCTGGCCGCCAGCATGTCGGCTTACCTGATTGAGCAGATTGGGCAGACCCCGAATATTGAGCTGCTGCCCTTTGCCGAAATAGCCGAAGTGTGCGGCGCCGACCATCTGGAGGAGGTGGTAGTGCGCCGGCAGGGCCAGCTGGAGCGGCGGCCGGCCCGGGCGCTGTTCGTGTTCATAGGGGCCAAGCCCAGCACCGAGTGGGTGTGCGACACGATTGTGTGCGACGGCAAAGGCTTCGTGCTCACGGGCCGCGACCTAGTGACGGACCCGCGCTACGCCACTGCATGGCAGCACCCGCGCCGGGAGCCCTACCTGCTCGAAACCTGCGTACCTGGCATTTTTGCGGCCGGTGACAGCCGGGCAGGGGCTATGGCCCGGGTAGCTTCGGCCGTGGGTGAGGGCAGCATGGCCATCAAATTTGTGCATCAGTATCTGGATGAATAA
- a CDS encoding sensor histidine kinase, producing MLPASPLTRVTAFAGLPPETLAWLAAHGEIRRFAPNEVITRAGDEAEFMMAVLAGGLQFYMTHNGNREPVFRVEAGNISGVLPYSRLRVIRGEGVAVGETTLFLLHRNKFPELEQASPELVQRLVSLMSDRARLEARAQERDDKLRALGKLSAGLAHELNNPAAAIMRAAEVLATNLRARPTLLQQLVQHCPSPEALARLTALATTVYPPSTLPALDRSDAEDELADWLEEQGVPDGFQLAAGLLDAGLPQAILQPVLAGWAPAARPAALAWLEGQVTGLRLVQELQEAGTRITTLVTNVKTYSHMDRGQDFAPLDVHSGLDSTLNMLGFALRGKNLRIVKDYAPDLPLVQGQVSSLNQVWTNLLDNALDALPPGGEITIRTRLEDDFVRVFIIDNGPGIPAEVLPRILEPFFTTKPAGEGTGLGLDIALRIVEQHGGQLEVQSEPGRTEFAIWLPKSNGIAE from the coding sequence ATGCTGCCTGCCTCACCTCTTACCCGCGTTACGGCCTTTGCCGGCCTGCCGCCCGAAACCCTGGCCTGGCTTGCCGCGCACGGAGAAATCCGCCGCTTCGCGCCCAACGAAGTCATTACCCGGGCCGGCGACGAGGCCGAGTTTATGATGGCTGTGCTGGCGGGCGGCCTGCAGTTTTACATGACCCACAACGGCAACCGGGAGCCTGTGTTTCGGGTGGAGGCAGGCAACATCAGTGGGGTGCTGCCCTATTCCCGGCTGCGCGTAATCCGGGGCGAGGGCGTGGCGGTGGGCGAAACCACGCTGTTTCTGCTGCACCGCAACAAGTTTCCGGAGCTGGAACAGGCCAGCCCCGAGCTGGTGCAGCGGCTGGTGAGCCTGATGAGCGACCGGGCCCGCCTGGAAGCCCGGGCCCAGGAGCGCGACGATAAGCTGCGAGCGTTGGGCAAGCTTTCGGCCGGCCTGGCCCACGAGCTCAACAACCCTGCCGCCGCCATTATGCGGGCCGCCGAGGTGCTGGCTACCAACCTGCGGGCGCGGCCGACGCTGTTGCAGCAGCTGGTGCAACACTGCCCCAGCCCCGAGGCCCTGGCCCGGCTCACAGCCCTGGCTACCACCGTTTACCCGCCTTCCACCCTCCCGGCCCTGGACCGCTCCGACGCGGAAGACGAGCTGGCCGACTGGCTGGAAGAGCAGGGCGTGCCCGATGGCTTTCAGCTGGCGGCGGGACTGTTGGATGCCGGCCTCCCGCAGGCTATCCTTCAACCGGTGCTGGCGGGGTGGGCCCCGGCCGCCCGTCCGGCCGCGCTGGCCTGGCTGGAAGGCCAGGTAACGGGGCTGCGGCTGGTGCAGGAATTGCAGGAGGCCGGCACCCGCATTACTACGCTGGTTACCAACGTGAAAACATACAGCCACATGGACCGGGGCCAGGATTTCGCCCCGCTCGATGTGCACAGTGGCCTGGACAGCACCCTCAACATGCTGGGCTTCGCGCTGCGCGGAAAAAACCTGCGCATCGTGAAAGACTACGCGCCCGATCTGCCGCTGGTGCAGGGCCAGGTCAGCAGCCTCAACCAGGTCTGGACCAACCTACTTGATAACGCTCTCGACGCGCTGCCGCCCGGCGGCGAAATCACCATCCGGACCCGACTGGAAGACGACTTCGTGCGCGTATTTATCATCGACAACGGCCCCGGGATTCCCGCCGAGGTGCTGCCCCGGATTCTGGAGCCCTTCTTCACCACCAAGCCCGCCGGCGAAGGTACCGGCCTGGGCCTCGATATTGCGCTGCGCATTGTGGAGCAGCACGGCGGCCAGCTGGAAGTCCAGTCGGAGCCCGGCCGTACGGAATTTGCCATCTGGCTACCGAAGAGTAACGGAATAGCGGAGTAA
- a CDS encoding lectin-like domain-containing protein, with translation MRFSAKHTFTYLSAQPLAATAFSWSRRLLLLTGMATAFAAARPHHTSAQALYKTNGDAVASTTCTGGFTLTPELGNKSGSVWRLQQITLAKSFVFNFSVYLGTRDGNGGDGMVFGLQRSNVGTNALGGGGQNMGMAAISPSVIVEFDTYDNGTGINDIAADHIGLVKNGDFGNPLTFTNSAATAVRATPAAVDAGGTALNIENGTYYPVRVAWNVKTKTLQVYFNNVLRATYSEDFVATIFGNNPSVYWGFTASTGGALNKMEACSLAFDYDQDTDGLTDRQDADDDNDGIADTAEANNVDATADADSDGVLNYQDADFGALNARGVVSTLDADGDGIINQFDLDADADGIPDVVEGTDGRMSSGFRALYSAADAQYTQAVDAVGRPQNTASYTTLPDTDGDGKPDYLDTNTDNDAVPDWMEAFDDNNSGYSSDDLVVRAAAFVTAGGNSTYYPATDANANGTRDWLDDTNANGIPNFLDITSPFYRDTDGDGLVDLLDASNLGKGYADVTSYPDRNSNSVPDYRDAALVTPLPVELVSFTARAAGAQAQLVWATASEVNNAYFVVEISTDGQTFAALAEVAGKGTTTQRHEYRYTDVNLARYAVAVVYYRLRQVDTNGAVQFSAVQTLVVSNRRSTMVALPTPFTTELTLQLPQTVAGTATLEVLDATGRPQLVQAVMLQAGTTTLVVPQAATWAAGLYFVRIIQGQQQYSVKAVRQ, from the coding sequence ATGCGCTTTTCTGCCAAACACACCTTCACCTACCTATCGGCTCAACCTCTGGCAGCTACTGCCTTCTCTTGGTCTCGTCGGCTGTTGCTACTGACTGGTATGGCCACGGCTTTTGCGGCGGCCCGGCCCCACCATACAAGTGCTCAGGCACTGTATAAAACCAACGGCGACGCTGTTGCCAGCACTACCTGCACCGGTGGCTTTACGCTTACTCCCGAGTTAGGCAACAAATCGGGCTCCGTGTGGCGGCTGCAGCAGATTACGCTGGCCAAGTCGTTTGTCTTCAATTTCTCCGTCTACCTCGGTACCCGGGATGGGAATGGGGGCGACGGGATGGTGTTTGGCCTGCAACGAAGCAATGTGGGCACCAACGCCTTGGGCGGCGGCGGGCAAAATATGGGTATGGCTGCTATTTCGCCATCCGTAATTGTGGAGTTTGATACCTATGACAACGGCACCGGCATCAACGACATAGCTGCCGACCATATCGGATTGGTGAAGAATGGCGACTTCGGTAATCCGCTTACGTTTACGAACTCAGCCGCCACAGCCGTACGAGCCACTCCAGCGGCCGTTGATGCCGGGGGTACGGCGCTTAACATCGAAAACGGCACGTACTACCCGGTTCGAGTAGCCTGGAACGTGAAGACCAAAACACTGCAGGTGTACTTTAATAATGTCCTGCGGGCCACATACTCTGAAGACTTCGTAGCTACGATATTCGGCAATAACCCATCGGTCTATTGGGGCTTTACGGCCTCTACCGGCGGGGCTCTCAATAAGATGGAAGCCTGCAGCCTGGCTTTCGATTACGACCAGGATACCGATGGCCTGACCGACAGGCAGGATGCCGACGACGACAACGATGGTATTGCCGATACGGCCGAAGCAAATAACGTGGATGCCACCGCCGATGCGGACAGTGACGGAGTGTTGAACTACCAGGATGCGGATTTTGGGGCGCTTAATGCCAGAGGTGTCGTGAGTACGCTGGACGCGGATGGCGACGGTATCATCAACCAGTTTGATCTGGATGCTGACGCCGACGGTATTCCGGATGTGGTGGAAGGCACTGATGGCCGCATGAGCAGCGGCTTCCGGGCCCTATATAGTGCTGCCGATGCACAATATACTCAGGCAGTAGATGCCGTAGGGCGGCCCCAAAATACAGCCTCTTATACTACCCTGCCGGATACCGATGGCGACGGTAAGCCCGATTACCTCGATACCAACACTGATAACGACGCAGTGCCGGACTGGATGGAGGCCTTTGATGATAACAACAGCGGCTACTCCTCTGATGATCTGGTAGTGCGGGCCGCTGCTTTTGTAACTGCCGGGGGTAACAGCACCTACTATCCTGCCACCGACGCCAATGCCAACGGTACCCGTGACTGGCTTGATGATACCAATGCCAACGGGATTCCCAATTTCCTGGACATCACCAGCCCATTCTACCGGGACACGGATGGCGATGGACTGGTTGATCTGCTGGATGCTTCCAACCTAGGAAAAGGCTACGCGGACGTAACCAGCTACCCCGACCGCAACAGCAACTCCGTGCCAGATTACCGGGACGCCGCCCTGGTAACCCCGCTACCGGTAGAGCTGGTATCCTTCACGGCGCGGGCTGCCGGCGCGCAGGCACAACTCGTTTGGGCCACGGCCTCCGAGGTGAATAACGCCTACTTCGTAGTGGAAATCAGCACCGACGGGCAGACGTTTGCAGCCCTTGCCGAAGTTGCCGGTAAGGGTACAACTACCCAGCGGCATGAGTACCGCTATACCGATGTCAACCTGGCTCGTTATGCAGTGGCTGTAGTGTATTACCGTCTGCGCCAGGTTGATACGAACGGGGCGGTGCAATTTTCGGCGGTGCAGACCCTGGTTGTCAGCAACCGGCGTAGCACCATGGTAGCCCTGCCGACGCCTTTCACTACCGAGCTTACGCTGCAGCTGCCACAAACTGTGGCTGGGACGGCTACGCTGGAAGTACTGGATGCTACCGGCAGGCCCCAACTGGTGCAGGCCGTAATGTTGCAGGCCGGCACTACCACATTGGTAGTACCGCAGGCAGCAACCTGGGCAGCGGGCTTGTATTTCGTGCGCATTATCCAAGGCCAGCAGCAGTATAGCGTCAAGGCTGTCCGTCAGTAA
- the radA gene encoding DNA repair protein RadA has translation MAKVKTLYFCQNCGAQSAKWIGRCPSCGEWNTYVEEVVEKTDTATAANAWKASSSVGTTSKAAKPKPLGDILYEEESRLNTHDDELNRVLGGGLVPGSLVLIGGEPGIGKSTLMLQIAMQLNGLRILYVSGEESEQQIKMRAERLGRQHPGLYILTETNTQNIFRQIDQLQPNVVVVDSIQTLHSTLVESGAGSVSQVRECTTELLKYAKDTGVPVLLIGHITKDGSIAGPKILEHMVDTVLQFEGDRHLTYRILRTIKNRFGSTSELGIYEMQGAGLRQVSNPSEILLSQRTEVLSGLAIGATLEGNRPLLVEVQALVTPATYGTPQRSSTGFDGKRLQMLLAVLEKRSGLRLGQHDVFLNIAGGLRLEDPALDLAVCAAVVSSLNDVPIRGEICLAAEVGLSGEIRAVSRLDQRLSEAEKLGFAEMYISQFNAKGLDLARYGIRVHPAGRLDEVLTGLFG, from the coding sequence ATGGCGAAAGTCAAAACCCTTTATTTCTGCCAGAACTGCGGCGCCCAATCCGCAAAATGGATTGGACGCTGCCCCAGCTGCGGCGAGTGGAACACTTACGTGGAGGAAGTGGTGGAGAAAACCGACACTGCTACGGCCGCCAACGCCTGGAAGGCCTCTTCCTCAGTGGGTACCACCTCCAAAGCCGCCAAACCCAAGCCGCTGGGCGACATTCTGTACGAGGAGGAGTCGCGCCTGAATACCCACGACGACGAGCTGAACCGGGTGCTGGGTGGTGGCCTCGTGCCCGGCTCCCTGGTGCTTATTGGGGGCGAGCCAGGCATCGGCAAAAGCACCCTCATGCTTCAGATTGCCATGCAGCTCAACGGGTTGCGTATTCTGTACGTGAGCGGGGAGGAAAGCGAGCAGCAGATTAAGATGCGGGCCGAGCGCCTGGGCCGCCAGCACCCGGGTCTCTACATCCTTACTGAAACCAACACCCAGAATATCTTCCGTCAGATCGACCAGCTCCAACCCAACGTGGTGGTGGTCGATTCCATCCAGACCCTGCACAGCACCTTGGTAGAAAGCGGGGCCGGCTCTGTGAGCCAGGTGCGCGAGTGCACCACCGAGCTACTCAAATACGCCAAGGATACCGGCGTGCCCGTGCTGCTCATCGGCCACATCACCAAGGATGGCTCCATTGCCGGCCCTAAGATTCTGGAGCACATGGTGGATACCGTGCTGCAGTTTGAGGGCGACCGGCACCTGACCTACCGCATCCTGCGCACCATCAAAAACCGCTTCGGTTCCACCTCTGAGCTAGGCATTTACGAGATGCAAGGCGCAGGCCTGCGGCAGGTGAGTAACCCGTCAGAAATCCTGCTTAGTCAGCGCACCGAGGTGCTTAGCGGTTTGGCCATCGGGGCCACGCTGGAGGGCAACCGGCCGCTGCTGGTGGAAGTGCAGGCCCTCGTGACGCCCGCCACCTACGGCACCCCTCAGCGCAGCTCCACCGGCTTTGATGGTAAGCGTCTGCAGATGCTGCTGGCGGTGCTGGAGAAACGCAGCGGCCTGCGCCTGGGTCAGCACGACGTATTTCTGAACATTGCCGGTGGCCTGCGCCTCGAAGACCCGGCCCTGGATTTGGCCGTGTGTGCCGCCGTGGTCAGCTCCCTCAACGATGTGCCTATCCGGGGCGAAATCTGTCTGGCGGCGGAAGTGGGCCTGAGCGGCGAAATCAGGGCCGTGAGCCGGCTGGATCAGCGTCTGAGCGAGGCGGAAAAGCTGGGTTTTGCGGAAATGTACATTTCGCAGTTCAACGCCAAGGGCCTCGACCTAGCGCGCTACGGTATCCGGGTACACCCGGCGGGCCGCCTGGATGAGGTTCTGACGGGCTTGTTTGGGTAG
- a CDS encoding TlpA family protein disulfide reductase, whose translation MAYRFPLTAALLWAGLLAAPLLGRAQGTVVLTGKVSGRTADTVAVSVRENPLDVKEQITYARLDSKGEFRLALTVNGPTRADLVYGDDVTDLFLEPGNQMEVRFKGSDLASSVRYKGKGAEANTFLTEMDDKFVENDGFQVLPDNITFYEAPFLSFLDYRRKEETKFLEESSEGLSPAFKEYVKAEITYGYANDRLTFQDLREQVVATEGRLKMTPSYYEFLNDKSLINNPAAVQSEQYQEFLLNYIHYLATSSGKLRSDPDFYQVCYDMAKNQLTGPAKPIVMGRVLKESFRFGHVKQSAAMLEDFRAVDAKNQYYPLLRQDFETHKAFAIGSPAPDFRLVSSKGDTLSLKNFAGKLVYLNFWRTTSGLALRDLPYEAELAKKFEGKNIVFLNVALDDNEGAWKQLVISKKLPGVHVRSGGGLRSAVARAYAVQDVPSYFLLAEDGTFLNTKPKRLSSRAAVDEIKESFGKANTYSSSMPTGR comes from the coding sequence ATGGCCTATAGATTTCCTCTCACTGCCGCCCTGTTATGGGCCGGGCTGCTGGCCGCCCCGCTATTGGGGCGGGCCCAGGGTACCGTGGTGCTGACCGGCAAAGTCAGTGGCCGGACGGCCGATACCGTGGCCGTTTCGGTGCGCGAGAACCCGCTCGATGTGAAAGAGCAGATTACGTATGCCCGCCTCGACAGCAAAGGCGAATTCCGGCTGGCTCTCACCGTAAACGGCCCCACCCGCGCTGATTTGGTGTACGGCGACGACGTAACCGACCTGTTTCTGGAGCCCGGCAACCAGATGGAAGTCCGCTTCAAAGGGTCCGACCTGGCCAGTTCCGTCCGCTATAAGGGTAAAGGCGCGGAGGCCAATACCTTCCTCACGGAAATGGACGACAAGTTCGTGGAAAACGATGGTTTCCAGGTTCTTCCCGACAATATCACGTTCTACGAAGCCCCGTTCCTGTCCTTTCTGGACTACCGTCGGAAGGAGGAAACCAAGTTTCTGGAGGAAAGCTCCGAAGGACTCTCGCCGGCTTTTAAGGAGTACGTGAAGGCCGAAATCACTTACGGCTATGCCAATGACCGGCTAACGTTTCAGGATTTGCGCGAACAGGTAGTAGCTACTGAGGGCCGCCTGAAAATGACACCCTCGTACTACGAGTTCCTCAACGACAAATCCCTGATCAACAATCCGGCAGCGGTGCAGAGCGAGCAGTACCAAGAGTTTCTGCTCAACTATATTCACTACCTGGCCACCAGCAGCGGCAAGCTGCGCTCCGACCCCGACTTTTACCAGGTATGCTACGATATGGCCAAAAACCAGCTCACTGGCCCGGCCAAACCCATTGTGATGGGTCGGGTGCTGAAAGAGTCGTTCCGGTTTGGGCACGTAAAGCAGTCGGCGGCTATGCTGGAGGATTTCCGTGCGGTAGATGCCAAAAATCAGTATTACCCGCTGCTGAGGCAGGATTTTGAAACTCACAAAGCCTTTGCCATCGGCTCGCCGGCCCCCGATTTCCGGCTGGTTTCCTCCAAGGGCGACACGCTGAGCCTGAAGAACTTTGCCGGAAAGCTGGTGTACCTGAACTTCTGGCGCACCACCAGCGGCTTGGCCCTGCGCGACCTGCCCTACGAGGCGGAGCTGGCCAAGAAGTTTGAGGGCAAGAACATCGTGTTCCTGAACGTGGCCCTCGACGACAACGAAGGAGCCTGGAAGCAGCTGGTTATCAGCAAGAAGCTACCGGGCGTGCACGTCCGGTCGGGCGGCGGACTTCGCTCGGCGGTAGCCCGGGCCTACGCCGTGCAGGACGTGCCCAGCTACTTCCTGCTGGCCGAAGACGGCACCTTCCTCAACACTAAGCCCAAGCGCCTGAGCAGCCGCGCCGCCGTGGACGAAATCAAGGAATCGTTCGGCAAAGCCAATACGTACAGCAGCTCCATGCCAACGGGCCGGTAA
- a CDS encoding T9SS type A sorting domain-containing protein produces the protein MRHKPLSRDGSFAVLTYGAGYGEIRITATNACGSTGSTLPVTVTQCDYSPSYTVYPNPARDEATVVATEPAPAARAITAPGFDVVLYNEQGRRVYQGRSQHGQAKLPLRELPAGLYQLHAGQGNRQERHTVQVRP, from the coding sequence GTGCGTCACAAGCCGTTAAGCCGCGATGGCAGTTTCGCAGTTCTTACCTACGGAGCCGGCTATGGCGAAATACGCATTACGGCTACCAATGCCTGTGGTAGCACCGGCAGCACCTTACCGGTTACCGTGACTCAATGCGACTATTCGCCTTCTTATACTGTGTACCCCAACCCGGCCCGGGATGAGGCTACCGTAGTGGCCACTGAGCCGGCGCCAGCAGCCCGCGCCATCACCGCGCCGGGGTTCGACGTAGTGCTCTACAACGAGCAGGGCCGCCGCGTGTATCAGGGCCGCAGCCAGCATGGCCAGGCGAAACTGCCGCTGCGGGAGCTGCCTGCCGGCCTCTACCAGTTGCACGCCGGCCAGGGCAACCGGCAGGAGCGCCACACGGTGCAGGTGCGGCCGTAG
- a CDS encoding SPASM domain-containing protein, which produces MASLLTDGLNFFSKATPGRLWNGAQVVGGYVLSKLTGKARHWGLPVALSFEPTTSCNLRCPECPSGLRSFTRPTGMLPDELFRKTIDEVASRLWYLIFYFQGEPYLHPNFLELVKYAADKGIYTATSTNAHYLNDHNARRTVESGLDRLIISLDGTTQEVYQQYRVGGKLDKVLEGTRNLIKWRRELKSQTPRVVFQFLVVRPNEHQLEEAKELARELGVDDVWFKTAQIYDYHNGSPLIPTIDYYSRYENQGDGTWNIKNRLLNHCWKMWHSCVITWDGLVVPCCFDKDAEYRLGDLKTQTFRQLWHGSKYRNFRAALLKGRDQIDMCRNCTEGTKVWG; this is translated from the coding sequence ATGGCCTCCTTACTCACCGACGGACTTAATTTCTTTTCAAAAGCTACTCCCGGCCGCCTCTGGAACGGGGCGCAAGTGGTAGGGGGCTACGTGCTGAGCAAACTCACGGGCAAGGCGCGCCACTGGGGCCTGCCGGTGGCTTTGAGCTTCGAGCCCACCACCAGCTGCAACCTGCGCTGCCCCGAGTGCCCCAGCGGCCTGCGTTCCTTCACGCGCCCCACCGGCATGCTGCCCGATGAGCTGTTCCGCAAAACCATTGACGAGGTGGCCTCCCGGCTCTGGTACCTGATTTTCTACTTCCAAGGCGAGCCGTACCTGCACCCCAACTTCCTGGAGCTGGTGAAGTACGCCGCCGATAAGGGCATCTATACCGCCACCAGTACCAACGCCCACTACCTCAACGACCACAACGCCCGCCGTACCGTGGAATCGGGCCTCGACCGGCTCATTATTTCCCTTGATGGTACCACTCAGGAGGTGTACCAACAGTACCGCGTGGGCGGCAAGCTCGACAAAGTGCTTGAGGGTACCCGCAACCTGATTAAGTGGCGGCGGGAGCTGAAAAGCCAGACGCCGCGGGTGGTGTTCCAGTTTCTGGTGGTGCGGCCCAACGAGCACCAGTTGGAGGAGGCAAAGGAGTTGGCCCGGGAGCTGGGCGTGGACGACGTGTGGTTTAAAACTGCCCAGATCTACGACTACCACAACGGCAGCCCGCTCATTCCCACCATCGACTACTACTCGCGCTATGAAAACCAGGGCGACGGCACCTGGAACATCAAGAACCGGCTGCTCAACCATTGCTGGAAGATGTGGCACTCGTGCGTTATCACCTGGGATGGGCTGGTGGTGCCCTGCTGCTTCGATAAGGATGCCGAGTACCGCCTCGGCGACCTCAAAACCCAGACCTTCCGCCAGCTCTGGCACGGCAGTAAATACCGCAACTTCCGCGCCGCCCTGCTCAAGGGCCGCGACCAGATTGACATGTGCCGCAACTGCACCGAGGGAACCAAAGTGTGGGGGTAG
- a CDS encoding helix-turn-helix domain-containing protein: MFSAARILAIRKSKGLSQEVLAEQSGVSLRTIQRVEQGDTVPRGYTLQALATALDVPLEAFRPEPEAAAPAAETAAPLPITAAPSTLPDPQFLQLLNLSALSFLVLPLLNLVVPWLLWRKHRHEVEHAAEVGRRVLGFQILWQVGCFLAYLLAGLVQVVAHAFHTFIPGLYVGVFIGSYLLNLGVVIYYGWQLRQGHLDIYRFRL; the protein is encoded by the coding sequence ATGTTTTCAGCTGCCCGTATTCTGGCCATCCGCAAGAGCAAAGGCCTTTCTCAGGAAGTGCTGGCTGAGCAATCGGGCGTGAGTCTGCGCACTATTCAGCGGGTGGAGCAGGGCGACACAGTGCCGCGCGGCTACACGCTGCAGGCCCTGGCTACCGCCCTCGATGTGCCGTTGGAAGCCTTCCGGCCGGAGCCCGAAGCCGCCGCTCCGGCTGCTGAAACAGCTGCCCCGTTGCCTATCACGGCAGCACCCTCCACGCTCCCCGATCCGCAGTTTCTGCAGCTACTGAACCTGAGTGCGCTGAGCTTTCTGGTATTGCCACTGCTGAACCTGGTGGTGCCATGGCTGCTCTGGCGAAAGCACCGCCACGAGGTGGAGCACGCCGCCGAAGTCGGGCGGCGCGTGCTGGGCTTTCAGATTCTGTGGCAGGTGGGCTGCTTTCTGGCATACCTACTGGCCGGATTGGTGCAAGTGGTGGCGCATGCCTTCCATACCTTTATACCGGGGCTGTACGTGGGCGTTTTCATCGGTTCCTATCTGCTCAACCTGGGGGTGGTGATTTACTATGGCTGGCAGTTACGCCAGGGCCACCTGGATATCTACCGGTTTCGGCTATAG